A genome region from Ligilactobacillus cholophilus includes the following:
- a CDS encoding glycosyltransferase — MEEKLVSVIVPVYNVEKYLKRCVDSITQQAYSNLEIVLVDDGSTDNSGAIADECAQNDNRIKVIHQENQGVSVARNKGMIETTGEYIIFVDGDDILLPGMSDFLQNEQCADLSVLSFEIGKDARKVMSDQRFNADQVQQAQIMMLENPTQYMTVWGKIFKRELIKEHHLRFNSELRVAEDGDFMLGYMLACQEITFSMRVGYHYSNDTESVMTNFDNDKVRDYTNAMLVSQAKIKDAPTPIKKAFAVYVLMHLNVMMVHQTFASANPLKYSVKIAELKKVVKMPIFSESLHAIRLSDCHGMRMLPIILIKWHAYHLASILFKVRAKQNESKM, encoded by the coding sequence ATGGAAGAGAAGTTAGTTAGCGTAATTGTTCCAGTATATAATGTTGAAAAATATTTAAAACGTTGTGTAGATTCAATCACTCAACAAGCATATTCTAATTTAGAAATTGTTTTGGTGGACGATGGCTCAACTGATAACTCTGGTGCAATTGCTGATGAATGTGCTCAAAATGATAATCGAATCAAGGTAATTCACCAAGAAAATCAAGGGGTTTCGGTTGCACGGAACAAAGGTATGATTGAAACAACTGGTGAATATATCATCTTTGTTGATGGTGATGATATCCTTCTTCCAGGAATGAGTGATTTCTTACAAAACGAGCAATGTGCTGATTTGTCAGTATTAAGTTTTGAAATCGGTAAGGATGCACGTAAGGTTATGTCAGATCAACGTTTTAATGCTGATCAAGTACAACAAGCTCAAATTATGATGCTTGAAAATCCTACACAATATATGACTGTATGGGGCAAGATTTTTAAACGTGAACTTATCAAAGAACACCATCTTCGTTTTAATTCAGAATTGCGTGTTGCAGAAGATGGCGATTTTATGTTGGGTTATATGTTAGCTTGTCAAGAAATTACTTTCTCAATGCGTGTAGGTTATCACTATTCAAATGATACTGAATCAGTAATGACTAACTTTGATAACGATAAGGTACGTGATTATACAAACGCTATGTTGGTTTCACAGGCTAAGATTAAAGATGCACCAACGCCAATCAAAAAAGCATTTGCAGTTTATGTGCTTATGCATTTAAATGTGATGATGGTCCATCAAACATTTGCCAGTGCGAATCCATTAAAATATAGCGTAAAGATTGCAGAATTGAAAAAAGTAGTTAAGATGCCAATTTTTAGTGAATCGTTACATGCAATCAGGTTGAGTGATTGTCATGGGATGCGGATGCTACCAATTATTTTAATTAAATGGCATGCTTATCACCTTGCTTCAATTTTATTTAAGGTACGGGCAAAACAAAATGAAAGTAAAATGTAA
- a CDS encoding serine hydrolase domain-containing protein, with amino-acid sequence MPSKKAIGWVVGTALVLGAGGFVLAKYNTNSMAHVMYEKITGQHAQAEVSSKTEQRQVESTENKTEIKSTKQNSDQLTKLLKQENFKGSYAVMKNGKIATTDSMRKGTADKYYQVADLENMLTAAAILKLVDEGKLSLSTPISKYYSTLDSTDTITVSSLLKMTSGLSNNATPSSQLTNVLSWNISNAQSGTNGVYNYEEINYVLLEGIISQVTGGTYQAYIKKAFLEPYDLDQVKFVSSVSDSKLATPYNGSSKVSQTTLGQEMNAQMGRNQVMATPAGFLKLTKILVQKYGDQTSFTATTVTNFTGQLIKSDDMFYGSGGIVGYRASVAISKDGKTGIMLMSNHSNGKDNLTQLVKNCYTKLN; translated from the coding sequence TTGCCGAGCAAAAAAGCAATTGGTTGGGTTGTAGGAACGGCATTAGTGCTGGGTGCTGGTGGATTCGTACTAGCTAAATACAACACTAATAGTATGGCACACGTGATGTATGAGAAAATCACTGGTCAACATGCACAAGCAGAAGTGTCATCTAAAACAGAACAACGACAAGTTGAGTCAACGGAAAACAAAACCGAAATAAAATCAACAAAACAAAATTCAGATCAGTTAACTAAACTATTGAAACAGGAAAACTTTAAGGGGTCATATGCAGTCATGAAGAATGGGAAGATTGCGACAACTGATTCAATGAGGAAAGGAACTGCTGATAAATATTATCAAGTTGCGGATTTGGAAAATATGTTAACCGCAGCTGCAATTTTGAAATTAGTGGATGAAGGAAAGTTGAGTCTTTCAACTCCTATTAGTAAATATTACAGTACGCTTGATAGTACTGATACGATTACGGTTAGTTCATTGTTAAAAATGACATCAGGATTAAGCAATAATGCAACTCCAAGTAGTCAATTAACAAATGTGCTTAGTTGGAACATTAGTAATGCTCAAAGTGGAACTAACGGAGTATACAACTATGAAGAAATTAACTATGTCTTGCTAGAAGGAATTATTTCACAAGTAACTGGTGGGACATATCAAGCATATATTAAGAAAGCATTCCTTGAACCATATGATTTAGATCAAGTTAAATTTGTTTCAAGTGTGAGTGATAGCAAACTAGCAACACCATATAACGGTAGTAGCAAAGTGAGCCAAACGACTCTTGGACAAGAAATGAATGCTCAAATGGGAAGAAACCAAGTGATGGCAACACCAGCAGGTTTCTTGAAATTAACTAAGATTTTAGTGCAAAAATATGGTGATCAAACAAGCTTTACAGCAACCACAGTAACAAACTTCACGGGTCAATTGATCAAGAGTGATGACATGTTCTATGGTTCAGGTGGAATTGTTGGTTACCGTGCATCGGTTGCAATCAGCAAAGATGGAAAAACAGGAATTATGTTAATGAGTAATCACTCAAATGGAAAAGATAATTTAACTCAGTTAGTAAAGAATTGTTATACGAAACTGAACTAA
- a CDS encoding YveK family protein, protein MNDIQSQEKSSKFSDIGEILGILRKRKGIIIWTTIICTVIALFTSVFVISPKYSSSTNILVNQKTSNNANDPNNVNQGQMQAAVQMINTYKDIITSPAILDEVADKIQNDGYTDSASAIKGMISLSNEQNSQVFTVTVKCDNPNKAAVIANTTAKVFKKKIKTIMSVNNVSILSHAQVNPNPISPNVLLNTLISIVIGLVLGIVLAFILNGLDRTVTDESFITDELGLNDLGIISEIPASKVKKLLSHSRGLGRTESRNRRV, encoded by the coding sequence ATGAACGACATTCAAAGCCAAGAAAAATCATCTAAGTTTAGTGATATTGGCGAAATTTTAGGAATTTTACGGAAACGTAAAGGCATCATTATTTGGACAACAATTATTTGTACAGTAATTGCATTGTTTACTTCAGTATTTGTGATTTCACCAAAATATAGTTCAAGTACAAATATTTTAGTAAATCAAAAAACAAGTAATAATGCTAATGATCCAAATAATGTAAATCAAGGGCAGATGCAGGCAGCTGTTCAAATGATTAATACATATAAGGATATCATTACAAGTCCTGCTATTTTGGATGAGGTTGCCGATAAAATTCAAAATGATGGCTATACTGATAGTGCAAGTGCTATTAAAGGGATGATCAGCCTTAGCAATGAGCAAAACTCACAAGTTTTTACTGTAACCGTAAAATGTGATAATCCCAATAAAGCAGCAGTAATTGCTAATACAACTGCAAAAGTATTTAAAAAGAAAATTAAAACAATTATGAGTGTTAATAATGTATCAATATTATCACATGCACAAGTTAACCCAAATCCAATTTCACCTAATGTGTTGTTAAATACATTAATAAGTATAGTGATTGGTTTAGTATTAGGAATAGTTTTAGCATTTATTTTAAATGGGTTAGATCGGACAGTTACTGATGAATCATTTATAACCGATGAATTAGGATTAAATGATTTAGGAATAATTAGTGAAATCCCAGCATCAAAAGTTAAAAAATTACTTTCACATAGTCGTGGTCTAGGACGGACAGAAAGTCGTAATCGGAGGGTTTAG
- a CDS encoding CpsD/CapB family tyrosine-protein kinase, which translates to MSFFSRFTHKKTKLDEDSMKYGVALITKNDPQSGISEQYRTIRTNLKFSFLDSNFKVLAIMSALPSEGKSIVSANLAVTWAEEGKKTLLVDADLRRPTVHQSFKVSNRYGLSNIITSSSNSVNISEMIDHTDIDNLDVLTSGPIPPNPAELLGSERFGRLLEFLKGRYDLIILDAPPVDTVTDGQIVATKADGVALVVPQGIATKDAVSRAVKLLRQVKANILGVIMNRFNAAESTSYYGSYYGGYYGGNYYGIDEKKEDKKK; encoded by the coding sequence ATGTCATTTTTTAGCAGATTTACACACAAGAAAACTAAATTAGATGAAGATAGTATGAAATATGGGGTTGCTTTAATTACTAAAAATGATCCTCAATCAGGTATTTCAGAACAATATCGAACTATACGAACAAATTTAAAATTTTCATTTCTTGATTCTAATTTTAAAGTTTTAGCAATTATGTCAGCTCTTCCTTCAGAAGGAAAATCAATAGTTAGTGCAAACTTGGCTGTTACATGGGCTGAAGAAGGTAAAAAGACTTTATTAGTAGATGCTGATTTACGGCGGCCAACAGTTCATCAATCATTTAAAGTTTCAAATCGTTATGGCTTGTCTAATATCATTACATCATCATCAAATAGTGTAAATATTTCAGAAATGATTGATCATACTGATATTGATAATTTAGATGTGCTAACAAGTGGCCCAATTCCACCTAATCCAGCTGAGTTACTTGGTTCAGAACGTTTTGGTCGTTTATTAGAATTTTTAAAAGGTAGATATGATCTTATTATTTTAGATGCCCCTCCGGTTGATACTGTTACTGATGGTCAAATTGTTGCAACAAAAGCTGATGGTGTTGCTTTAGTTGTTCCACAAGGAATTGCGACTAAAGATGCTGTTTCACGAGCAGTTAAATTATTACGCCAGGTAAAGGCTAATATTTTAGGAGTTATTATGAACCGTTTCAATGCTGCTGAATCTACTAGTTATTATGGTAGTTACTATGGCGGTTATTATGGTGGAAATTATTATGGAATTGATGAAAAGAAAGAAGATAAAAAGAAGTGA
- a CDS encoding tyrosine-protein phosphatase gives MTLVDLHAHLLPGVDDGSSDIRTSLELARKSVADGVTHMLLTPHHMDGKYVNHKQDVIRKTQLFQDALDKAGIPLRVFPGQEVHLTDKLLDAIDNDDILFADSNNRYLMLELPHTHVPEYFLNNVLPELQLRGITPVIVHPERNQGIQRDHQLLYDLVKAGCLTQLTASSYLGVFGERVENLTQKIIDANLGTTFSSDAHALKGRESQMSNAYEKLSNQDKTQATEYWQDAKAILNGDNSSIKEIKKISNRKSFWKKIFGK, from the coding sequence GTGACATTAGTAGATTTACATGCACACTTGCTTCCAGGAGTTGATGATGGTTCATCGGATATTCGGACTTCATTAGAACTAGCACGTAAATCTGTTGCCGATGGAGTAACGCATATGTTATTAACACCTCATCATATGGATGGTAAGTATGTTAATCATAAGCAAGATGTGATTCGTAAAACGCAACTATTTCAGGATGCATTAGATAAAGCAGGAATTCCACTTCGAGTTTTCCCAGGACAAGAAGTTCATTTAACTGATAAACTACTAGATGCAATTGATAATGATGATATTTTATTTGCAGATAGTAATAATCGTTATTTGATGTTAGAATTACCACATACACATGTACCAGAATATTTTTTAAATAATGTTTTGCCAGAATTGCAATTACGTGGAATTACGCCAGTAATCGTTCACCCAGAACGTAATCAAGGAATTCAACGTGATCATCAACTTTTATATGATTTAGTGAAAGCTGGGTGTTTAACCCAATTAACCGCTAGCAGTTATTTAGGAGTCTTTGGTGAAAGAGTAGAAAATTTAACACAAAAGATTATTGATGCTAATTTAGGAACGACCTTTTCTTCTGATGCTCATGCATTAAAGGGACGCGAAAGTCAGATGAGTAATGCCTATGAAAAATTAAGCAATCAAGATAAAACACAAGCTACAGAGTATTGGCAAGATGCTAAAGCGATTTTAAATGGAGATAATTCTTCAATAAAAGAAATTAAAAAAATTTCTAACAGAAAGAGTTTTTGGAAAAAAATATTTGGTAAGTAG
- a CDS encoding NAD-dependent epimerase/dehydratase family protein: MSNVLITGGAGFVGSNLADRLIKQGDHITIVDDLSMGLIENIPDSDQVDFFEESITNKAFMENLLVKNKFDYIYLFAGVASVADSVARPYETHQVNQEANIFLLEVIRKNKLPVKKVLFASSAAVYGDDPVLPKKEVDSRIKPLTPYAIDKFASERYMVDYRDLYGIPTVAVRFFNIYGPKQNPSSPYSGVISIITECIRENKVFNLYGDGNQVRDFVYIDDVIDALMLLTRDNNASYGVYNVASGLQTSVNDMIQAYENITGKTLQIDYKPERKGDIKYSYADISKLSKLGYCPIYNIEDGLKKYWEYVN; encoded by the coding sequence ATGAGCAATGTATTGATTACTGGTGGAGCAGGATTTGTTGGGAGTAATCTTGCAGATCGATTAATTAAACAAGGAGATCACATTACAATTGTTGATGACTTATCAATGGGCTTGATTGAAAACATTCCTGACTCAGATCAAGTTGATTTTTTTGAAGAATCAATTACAAACAAAGCATTTATGGAAAATCTTCTTGTAAAAAATAAATTTGACTATATTTACTTATTTGCAGGGGTTGCTAGTGTAGCAGATTCAGTGGCACGTCCTTATGAAACGCATCAAGTAAATCAAGAAGCTAACATTTTTTTACTAGAAGTGATTCGCAAGAATAAATTACCAGTTAAGAAAGTATTATTTGCATCGTCAGCTGCCGTTTACGGCGACGATCCAGTTCTACCTAAAAAAGAAGTAGATTCACGTATTAAACCACTTACACCATATGCAATTGATAAATTTGCTTCTGAACGTTATATGGTTGATTACAGAGATTTATATGGTATTCCGACAGTTGCTGTACGTTTCTTTAATATCTATGGTCCTAAACAAAATCCATCATCACCATATTCAGGAGTAATTTCAATTATTACTGAATGTATTCGTGAAAATAAGGTGTTTAATCTTTACGGAGATGGTAACCAAGTGCGTGATTTTGTATACATTGATGATGTAATTGATGCATTAATGTTATTAACACGTGATAACAATGCAAGTTATGGTGTATACAATGTCGCATCTGGATTACAAACAAGTGTGAATGACATGATTCAAGCATATGAAAATATTACTGGTAAAACCCTTCAAATTGACTATAAACCAGAACGAAAAGGTGATATCAAGTATTCATATGCTGATATCAGCAAATTAAGTAAGTTAGGCTATTGTCCAATCTATAATATTGAAGATGGACTTAAAAAGTATTGGGAATATGTAAATTAA
- a CDS encoding sugar transferase, whose translation MLKKQKRVTPVEPKYTYETKLKEPVKNDYLPVKRFFDVVSASGLMVATTPVVLLFGILVKLETPGKMFYTQERVGYMGKRFNVTKLRSMYNDAEKQSGAVWASKNDARVTKVGKFIRKTRIDELPQLWNVIKGDMSMIGPRPERPELTEKFSKEIKDFEQRLRVLPGLSGYAQVHGGYDISPEEKYELDKYYIDHLSMKEDLQIIWDTIRVVLTGDGAR comes from the coding sequence ATGTTAAAAAAACAGAAACGAGTTACTCCAGTTGAACCAAAATATACTTATGAAACTAAACTAAAAGAACCTGTTAAAAATGATTACTTACCAGTGAAACGATTTTTTGATGTGGTAAGTGCAAGTGGATTAATGGTCGCAACAACACCAGTTGTTCTATTATTTGGAATATTAGTTAAGTTAGAAACTCCAGGAAAGATGTTCTATACTCAAGAACGCGTGGGATATATGGGTAAACGGTTTAACGTTACTAAACTCCGTTCAATGTACAATGATGCAGAAAAGCAAAGTGGCGCTGTCTGGGCCTCAAAAAATGATGCACGTGTAACTAAAGTTGGTAAATTTATTCGTAAAACTCGTATTGATGAACTTCCACAATTATGGAATGTTATCAAGGGTGATATGAGTATGATTGGTCCACGTCCAGAACGTCCAGAGTTAACTGAAAAATTCAGTAAGGAAATCAAAGACTTTGAACAACGTTTACGTGTATTACCTGGATTAAGTGGATATGCTCAAGTACATGGTGGTTATGATATTTCACCAGAAGAAAAGTATGAATTAGACAAATATTATATTGATCATCTAAGTATGAAAGAAGATCTCCAAATTATTTGGGATACGATTCGAGTAGTATTAACTGGAGATGGAGCACGGTAA
- a CDS encoding glycosyltransferase family 2 protein translates to MEKISVILPVFNSEKSLKESIKSVLNQTYSDIELIIIDDGSTDYSVKLINQFMINDPRINLLINKRNMGVSFSRNRGIENATGRYIAFIDADDKWDTDKLENQMNYIIKNKVQWVFSNYRYISQKKNYVVSRNSGKYDYQAMLANGNPIGLLTCLINIQLIGETRFKNKHHEDYIFWLEIAKKGYCAFNTGDTLATYSALINGISSNKLKSFFWTFNVYLHECKNLKEAIKLQINYVKNYFVRKE, encoded by the coding sequence ATGGAAAAAATATCTGTTATTTTACCTGTATTCAATTCTGAAAAATCTTTAAAAGAATCTATTAAGTCTGTATTGAATCAAACGTATTCTGATATCGAATTAATTATTATTGATGATGGTTCAACCGATTATTCGGTGAAATTAATTAATCAGTTTATGATTAATGATCCTAGAATTAATTTATTAATTAATAAGCGGAATATGGGAGTTAGCTTTTCGAGAAATCGTGGCATAGAAAATGCTACTGGTAGGTATATTGCTTTTATTGATGCAGATGATAAATGGGATACAGATAAATTAGAAAATCAAATGAACTATATTATCAAAAATAAAGTTCAGTGGGTATTTTCCAATTATCGGTATATTAGCCAAAAAAAGAATTATGTTGTAAGCAGAAATTCAGGAAAATATGATTATCAAGCTATGCTTGCAAATGGAAATCCAATTGGACTATTAACTTGTTTAATTAATATTCAATTAATTGGAGAAACTAGATTTAAGAATAAACACCACGAAGATTATATTTTTTGGTTAGAAATTGCTAAAAAGGGTTATTGTGCATTCAATACAGGAGATACTTTAGCCACGTATTCAGCACTTATTAATGGTATTTCAAGTAATAAATTAAAGTCCTTCTTTTGGACTTTTAATGTATACCTACATGAATGTAAGAATTTAAAAGAAGCAATCAAATTACAAATTAATTATGTGAAAAATTATTTTGTAAGAAAAGAATGA
- a CDS encoding glycosyltransferase, which translates to MIRVLQLPGSISREDGRMSVIMNIYRNLDRNQIQFDFLTASEGKESYRKEIQQLGGKVYLIKDNLSFKTMRSYTDEILSENDYQYIHYHAISPWGCVLDIAHKHNVKVITQSHATEFSEKRIKRIRNRIFSMNIVKDSDKLVAVSPEAGEKLFGKHPFEYIPTWIDKDKYKFSDEKRKQIRMSLGLTDCDILIGHVGRFDLQKNHKFLIQTFEKMVNQNTNYHLMLIGNGNLKSKIENYIKENKIRNVHLIGVTNKVADHYSAMDIFWLPSLYEGLPTVSLEAQANGLPVIASNKITHEIRLGNVFFLPIDKFSQNKWIEITQKKNKLRDQNIDQEFEQSAFNRKKVITQWKKLYGLRSKSDD; encoded by the coding sequence ATGATTAGAGTTTTACAATTACCTGGAAGTATTTCAAGAGAAGATGGCAGAATGTCGGTAATTATGAATATATACCGAAATTTAGATCGAAATCAAATTCAATTTGACTTTTTAACAGCAAGTGAGGGAAAAGAATCATATAGAAAAGAAATTCAACAACTTGGTGGAAAAGTCTATTTAATAAAAGATAATTTATCTTTTAAGACAATGCGTTCATATACTGACGAAATTTTAAGTGAAAATGATTATCAGTATATTCATTATCATGCCATTTCGCCATGGGGATGTGTTTTAGATATTGCACATAAGCACAATGTTAAAGTTATAACTCAAAGTCATGCGACTGAATTTTCAGAGAAAAGAATTAAAAGAATTCGAAATCGAATTTTTTCAATGAATATAGTCAAGGATTCAGACAAACTGGTTGCTGTTTCGCCTGAAGCAGGGGAAAAGTTATTTGGAAAACATCCATTTGAGTATATTCCAACTTGGATTGATAAAGACAAATATAAATTTTCAGATGAAAAAAGAAAACAAATTCGAATGTCATTAGGGTTAACGGATTGTGATATATTAATTGGCCATGTTGGTAGGTTTGATCTTCAAAAAAATCATAAGTTTTTAATTCAAACATTCGAGAAAATGGTTAATCAAAATACAAATTATCATTTGATGCTGATTGGAAATGGAAATTTAAAAAGCAAGATAGAAAATTATATCAAGGAAAATAAAATAAGAAATGTGCATTTAATCGGTGTAACCAACAAAGTTGCTGATCATTATTCTGCAATGGATATTTTTTGGTTACCTTCTCTTTATGAAGGCTTACCAACCGTATCGTTAGAAGCACAAGCCAATGGCCTTCCAGTAATTGCAAGCAATAAAATTACGCATGAAATTAGATTAGGTAATGTATTTTTTCTTCCAATTGATAAATTTTCACAAAACAAATGGATTGAGATAACTCAAAAGAAAAATAAATTAAGAGACCAAAATATTGATCAAGAATTTGAACAGAGTGCATTTAATCGTAAAAAAGTAATTACTCAATGGAAAAAATTGTATGGTTTAAGGAGCAAATCAGATGATTAA
- a CDS encoding glycosyltransferase family 2 protein — translation MINRDIRDFAKMCLGYFYKVKYFWMQRFGHEIDLSVAEATKIVSNLDIEQNSSIKANNKINKVFDLMIVIPAYNCENSIEKCIDSVIDQKTTYKIETVIVNDGSTDNTAKILEKYQNKDNIRIITQSNQGFSGARNTALQNITGKYIFFLDSDDYIPSNTAMQDLLDLGIENDADIVEGAAFSFYYDNGKIKKNRDMVHAYEGKVHTSTDMMGYPWGKIYKAELFKDIKFPDSLWFEDTIISLLLYPETTKKFISNKLVYAYQVNFEGISHTFKGKEKTIDTYLVTDLIIKELSKRNLINIETERLFLNQMAMNYCRLKGLSSKINDAVIVLSINLYQKYFQRESENKLLTKKQTDLKNAIKKNDIKRINALLNCWNYLR, via the coding sequence ATGATTAATAGGGACATAAGAGATTTTGCCAAAATGTGTTTAGGATATTTTTATAAAGTTAAATACTTTTGGATGCAACGGTTTGGACATGAAATTGATTTATCAGTAGCTGAAGCAACTAAAATTGTCAGTAATTTAGATATAGAACAAAATAGTTCAATCAAAGCTAATAATAAAATCAATAAGGTTTTTGATTTAATGATTGTTATTCCTGCATATAATTGTGAAAACTCAATTGAAAAATGTATTGATTCTGTTATTGATCAAAAAACAACCTATAAGATTGAAACAGTTATTGTAAATGATGGATCAACTGATAATACAGCCAAAATTTTAGAAAAATACCAAAATAAAGATAATATAAGAATTATTACGCAATCAAATCAAGGCTTTTCTGGAGCTAGAAACACAGCACTTCAAAATATTACTGGAAAGTATATATTTTTCCTAGATTCAGATGACTATATTCCATCCAATACTGCGATGCAAGACCTATTAGATTTGGGAATCGAAAATGATGCAGATATTGTAGAAGGTGCAGCTTTCTCATTCTATTATGATAATGGCAAGATAAAGAAAAATCGTGATATGGTTCATGCATATGAAGGCAAAGTCCATACATCAACAGATATGATGGGATATCCTTGGGGAAAAATTTATAAAGCAGAATTATTTAAAGATATTAAATTCCCTGATTCTTTGTGGTTTGAAGATACAATTATAAGTTTATTACTCTATCCAGAAACAACTAAAAAATTTATTAGTAATAAGTTAGTTTATGCGTATCAAGTTAATTTTGAAGGTATTTCACATACGTTTAAAGGTAAGGAAAAAACAATTGATACATATCTGGTTACTGATTTAATTATTAAAGAGTTATCCAAAAGAAATTTAATCAACATAGAAACGGAACGATTATTTTTAAATCAGATGGCTATGAATTATTGCAGATTAAAAGGGTTATCAAGCAAGATAAATGATGCAGTAATAGTTTTAAGTATTAATTTATATCAAAAATATTTTCAAAGGGAATCAGAAAATAAGTTATTAACTAAAAAACAGACAGACTTAAAGAATGCAATTAAGAAGAACGACATAAAAAGAATAAATGCATTATTAAATTGTTGGAATTATCTAAGATAA
- a CDS encoding EpsG family protein produces MAIYLWLIAFILGASPLQKQYKKIYLTLCLFFIWILIAFRSYFIGNDTLTYVGSFSALANTSLSTYGNNFFSILFSKNRFEYGYVVLNKIIYFFSKNPRWLLIVSATIIVILLGYILYKYCEDSSLALIIFVTMGFMSGSMSQIRQYIAWAICIFSIKYIIKNNFVKYLITIIIAMLFHISAVIFFPLYWISKLKFNFLKCFSFSIIVMPIFIYFTQFSNLVGSIISSYDNYDGQIANNGTTGYLSITINLITFILLLLLAVYLYKNQNILNNQIINLSLWMLFCGCLVMILSYKFSQFTRLSTYFTCAIMFLFPNGLNQLKSTELKNIVKILLISFMILYFVIINTLKPLWTCIVPYHFMTSWWGY; encoded by the coding sequence ATGGCAATATATTTATGGCTGATTGCTTTTATATTGGGGGCATCACCTTTACAAAAACAATATAAAAAAATATATCTGACATTATGTTTGTTTTTTATTTGGATTCTAATTGCATTTAGATCGTATTTCATTGGAAATGATACACTAACATATGTCGGATCATTTTCTGCACTTGCTAATACTTCACTTTCAACATATGGAAATAATTTTTTTTCAATTTTATTTTCAAAGAATAGATTTGAATATGGATATGTTGTTTTAAATAAAATTATATATTTTTTTTCAAAAAATCCACGTTGGCTTTTAATTGTTTCTGCTACGATTATTGTGATTCTTTTAGGATATATATTATATAAATACTGTGAAGATTCATCTTTAGCACTTATCATATTTGTAACCATGGGATTTATGTCTGGTTCAATGTCACAAATTCGACAATATATCGCATGGGCAATTTGTATATTTTCAATTAAATATATAATAAAGAATAATTTTGTTAAATACTTAATAACAATTATAATAGCAATGTTATTTCATATCTCTGCAGTTATTTTTTTTCCATTGTATTGGATTTCAAAATTGAAGTTTAATTTTCTTAAATGTTTTTCATTTTCAATAATTGTTATGCCAATATTTATATATTTTACACAATTTTCAAATTTAGTGGGTTCAATAATTAGTTCCTATGATAATTATGATGGACAAATTGCTAATAATGGGACCACAGGTTATTTATCTATTACAATTAATTTAATCACATTTATTTTATTATTATTATTAGCAGTATATTTATATAAAAATCAAAATATACTAAATAATCAAATAATAAACCTATCTTTATGGATGCTGTTTTGTGGATGTCTTGTTATGATATTATCATACAAATTTAGTCAATTTACTCGGTTATCAACTTATTTTACTTGTGCAATTATGTTTTTATTTCCAAATGGATTAAATCAATTAAAAAGCACAGAATTAAAAAATATAGTGAAGATTTTATTAATTTCATTTATGATTTTATATTTTGTCATCATTAACACTTTAAAACCTTTATGGACTTGCATAGTCCCATATCATTTTATGACATCATGGTGGGGGTATTAG